In the genome of Streptomyces sp. V2I9, one region contains:
- a CDS encoding deoxyguanosinetriphosphate triphosphohydrolase: MDGTQDTQGAHGTDRATGAHGVHGARAARHAPGGRGAGPYGQADTERFDTEEDKRPGRTAFQRDRARVLHSAALRRLAGKTQVVTPGTRSLLWDASPRTRLTHSLECAQVGRELGAALGCDPDLVETACLAHDLGHPPFGHNGEQALNDFASDCGGFEGNAQSLRLLTRLEPKRFVHDPRTGDLVSVGLNLTRAALDAATKYPWPRGAHPTDPHSVKFGVYADDLPVFAWAREGAPEDRTCFEAQVMDWSDDVAYSVHDFEDGLHAGHIDPNCLYAEPEREEIWAVAIGRYVPADTDPQELSDALDRLIDQEWWPHGYDGSAVAQARLKDATSQLIGRFCLAAETATRAVYGPGRLGRYGAELVVPREVRHECAVLKAVADRYVMQRAEQETLRADQRVVIAELAAALTTRAPEGLEPHFRALFDRTSDDHARKRVLVDQIAALTDASARSLHAALTARRG, from the coding sequence ATGGACGGCACACAGGACACACAGGGCGCACACGGGACGGACCGGGCAACCGGCGCGCACGGCGTACACGGCGCACGGGCCGCACGGCACGCACCGGGCGGCCGGGGCGCCGGCCCCTACGGGCAGGCCGACACCGAGCGGTTCGACACCGAGGAGGACAAGCGCCCCGGCCGCACCGCCTTCCAGCGCGACCGCGCCCGGGTCCTGCACTCCGCCGCCCTGCGCCGCCTCGCCGGAAAGACCCAGGTCGTCACGCCCGGCACCCGTTCCCTCCTGTGGGACGCCAGCCCCCGCACCCGGCTCACCCACTCCCTGGAGTGCGCCCAGGTCGGCCGCGAGCTGGGAGCGGCCCTCGGCTGCGACCCGGACCTGGTGGAGACGGCGTGCCTCGCCCACGACCTGGGCCACCCGCCGTTCGGCCACAACGGCGAACAGGCGCTGAACGACTTCGCCTCCGACTGCGGCGGCTTCGAGGGCAACGCCCAGTCGCTGCGCCTGCTGACCCGCCTGGAGCCCAAGCGGTTCGTCCACGACCCGCGCACCGGCGACCTGGTCAGCGTCGGCCTCAACCTCACCCGTGCCGCCCTGGACGCCGCCACCAAGTACCCCTGGCCGCGCGGTGCGCACCCCACCGACCCGCACTCGGTGAAGTTCGGGGTGTACGCCGACGACCTCCCGGTCTTCGCCTGGGCCCGCGAGGGCGCGCCCGAGGACCGCACCTGCTTCGAGGCCCAGGTCATGGACTGGTCCGACGACGTGGCGTACTCCGTGCACGACTTCGAGGACGGGCTGCACGCCGGGCACATCGACCCCAACTGCCTCTACGCCGAGCCGGAACGCGAGGAGATCTGGGCGGTCGCCATCGGACGCTACGTCCCCGCCGACACCGACCCGCAGGAACTGTCCGACGCCCTGGACCGGCTGATCGACCAGGAGTGGTGGCCGCACGGTTACGACGGCTCCGCCGTGGCCCAGGCCCGCCTCAAGGACGCCACCAGCCAGCTCATCGGCCGCTTCTGCCTCGCGGCCGAGACCGCCACCCGCGCGGTGTACGGCCCCGGCCGCCTCGGCCGGTACGGCGCCGAGCTGGTCGTCCCGCGCGAGGTGCGCCACGAGTGCGCGGTGCTCAAGGCGGTGGCCGACCGGTACGTGATGCAGCGCGCCGAACAGGAGACCCTCCGCGCCGACCAGCGCGTCGTCATCGCCGAACTGGCCGCCGCCCTCACGACCCGCGCCCCCGAGGGGCTGGAACCGCACTTCCGCGCCCTGTTCGACCGGACGTCCGACGACCACGCCCGCAAGCGCGTCCTCGTCGACCAGATCGCCGCCCTGACCGACGCCTCCGCACGATCCCTGCACGCCGCGCTCACCGCGCGCCGCGGCTGA
- a CDS encoding sirohydrochlorin chelatase has protein sequence MTEHAPHHPHPAPRPHRPVPAAPESAPVLVAVAHGSRDPQALRTVLALLDRVRELRPGLDVRLGHIELNAPLLPDTLDGLRGADAVLVPLLLGRGHHVKRDLPATAAAAPAVRSRIAAPLGPHPLLVEALYGRLIDAGWDPADRGGRHTAVVLAAAGSRDPASARDTRHTARLLAERLGVPVVPAYASAATPTVPAALRALAARGRHRAFVASYFTAPGRFAGACAAAVPHRASAPLGAHPAMARLVLHRYDQALSAGAPADTVTLLASA, from the coding sequence ATGACGGAGCACGCCCCGCACCACCCGCACCCCGCACCGCGGCCCCACCGCCCTGTCCCGGCCGCCCCGGAGAGCGCCCCCGTCCTGGTGGCCGTGGCGCACGGCAGCCGCGACCCGCAAGCCCTGCGGACCGTGCTGGCCCTCCTGGACCGGGTACGCGAGCTGCGCCCCGGACTCGACGTCCGGCTCGGCCACATCGAGCTGAACGCGCCCCTGCTCCCCGACACCCTGGACGGCCTGCGCGGGGCCGACGCCGTCCTCGTGCCGCTGCTCCTGGGGCGCGGCCACCACGTCAAGCGCGACCTGCCCGCCACGGCCGCCGCCGCCCCCGCCGTCCGCAGCCGGATCGCCGCCCCCCTCGGGCCGCACCCCCTGCTCGTCGAGGCGCTGTACGGGCGGCTCATCGACGCCGGCTGGGACCCCGCCGACCGGGGCGGCCGGCACACCGCCGTGGTCCTCGCCGCCGCCGGGTCCCGCGACCCCGCATCCGCGCGGGACACCCGGCACACCGCCCGCCTGCTCGCCGAACGCCTCGGCGTCCCCGTCGTCCCCGCGTACGCCTCCGCCGCCACGCCCACCGTTCCCGCCGCGCTGCGCGCCCTCGCCGCCCGAGGACGCCACCGGGCCTTCGTCGCCTCGTACTTCACCGCACCCGGCCGCTTCGCGGGCGCCTGCGCCGCCGCCGTACCGCACCGGGCCTCGGCCCCCCTCGGCGCCCACCCGGCGATGGCCCGGCTCGTCCTGCACCGCTACGACCAGGCGCTGTCGGCCGGGGCCCCGGCCGACACGGTGACCTTGCTCGCTTCCGCCTGA
- a CDS encoding vancomycin high temperature exclusion protein, producing the protein MRLPRTRRGRRRLVQGTVAVCVLALVPATWMRLESGDRVGAVADAPAREVAVVFGAGLWKGRPTPYLAHRLDAAAELYRAGKVRVVLVTGDNSRAEYDEPDAMRTYLTGHGVPDERIVSDYAGFDSWDSCVRAKKIFGVDRAVLVSQGFHIHRAVALCRSAGIDAYGVGVDERRDATWYYGGVRELAASGKAALDALLRPDPHFLGPEEPGVAEALASGVR; encoded by the coding sequence GTGCGGTTGCCGCGTACCCGGCGGGGGCGACGACGGCTCGTGCAGGGGACGGTGGCCGTCTGCGTGCTGGCCCTCGTGCCCGCCACCTGGATGCGGCTGGAGTCCGGGGACCGCGTGGGCGCGGTGGCCGACGCGCCGGCCCGCGAGGTCGCCGTGGTGTTCGGCGCGGGGCTGTGGAAGGGCCGGCCGACCCCGTACCTCGCACACCGGCTGGACGCGGCCGCCGAGCTGTACCGCGCCGGGAAGGTGCGGGTCGTGCTGGTCACCGGGGACAACAGCCGCGCGGAGTACGACGAGCCGGACGCGATGCGCACCTACCTCACCGGGCACGGGGTCCCGGACGAGCGGATCGTGAGCGACTACGCCGGGTTCGATTCCTGGGACTCCTGCGTCCGGGCCAAGAAGATCTTCGGGGTCGACCGGGCGGTGCTGGTGAGCCAGGGCTTCCACATCCACCGGGCGGTCGCGCTGTGCCGGTCCGCCGGGATCGACGCGTACGGCGTCGGGGTCGATGAACGGCGGGACGCCACCTGGTACTACGGCGGGGTGCGCGAGCTGGCGGCCTCGGGCAAGGCGGCGCTGGACGCGCTGCTCCGGCCCGACCCGCACTTCCTGGGGCCGGAGGAGCCGGGGGTGGCGGAGGCACTGGCGTCCGGGGTGCGGTGA
- a CDS encoding gamma-glutamylcyclotransferase family protein has product MTAAMPTSVPGDRSTGAELPFFVYGTLLPGEPNHDLFLRGRTARERPAVLPRALLYDGPGYPYAIEGHGRVHGTLLVAAPGAYGELLGLLDHLEEFLGPGHPRNLYERVVREVESPDTGGWTGGTEAGGAAGGGGSDGGGTGSGEAGGGTGSGEAGGGETVRAWVYLAATAVTRSLRTGGVLIPGGRWVTARSG; this is encoded by the coding sequence GTGACGGCGGCGATGCCCACGTCCGTGCCGGGCGACCGCTCCACCGGCGCCGAACTGCCCTTCTTCGTGTACGGGACGCTGCTGCCGGGCGAACCCAACCACGACCTGTTCCTCCGGGGCCGTACGGCACGGGAGCGGCCGGCCGTGCTGCCGCGGGCGCTGCTGTACGACGGACCCGGCTACCCCTACGCGATCGAAGGCCACGGCCGGGTCCACGGCACGCTGCTCGTCGCCGCACCCGGCGCGTACGGGGAGCTGCTGGGGCTGCTCGACCACCTGGAGGAGTTCCTCGGCCCCGGCCACCCGCGCAACCTGTACGAACGCGTCGTCCGTGAGGTCGAGTCGCCGGACACGGGCGGGTGGACCGGCGGGACGGAAGCCGGGGGAGCGGCGGGCGGAGGCGGTTCAGACGGCGGCGGGACGGGCAGCGGGGAAGCGGGCGGTGGGACGGGCAGCGGGGAAGCGGGCGGTGGGGAGACCGTGCGGGCCTGGGTCTACCTCGCAGCGACCGCCGTCACCCGCTCGCTGCGGACCGGCGGCGTCCTGATCCCCGGCGGCCGCTGGGTCACCGCCCGGTCGGGCTGA
- a CDS encoding NADPH-dependent FMN reductase produces the protein MTTTAASTQPTTSTKPSASTEPAAPLKVAVILGSNRDGRFGPVVAAWFLARAAAHPGIETDLIDVAEADLPTAITFSPRPEEAARLGAVSARLAAADAFVVLTPEYNHSFPAPLKTLIDWHKAEWQAKPVAFVGYGGISGGLRAVEQLRQVFAELHTVTVRDTVSFHNAGALFDDAGRHLDPEPADAAAKTLLDQLVWWGTALRDARNLRPYGA, from the coding sequence ATGACCACCACAGCCGCGTCCACGCAGCCCACCACGTCCACGAAGCCGTCCGCGTCCACCGAGCCCGCCGCGCCGCTCAAGGTCGCCGTCATCCTCGGCAGCAACCGGGACGGCCGCTTCGGCCCCGTCGTCGCGGCCTGGTTCCTGGCCCGCGCGGCGGCCCACCCCGGTATCGAGACCGACCTCATCGACGTCGCCGAGGCCGACCTGCCCACCGCCATCACGTTCAGCCCCCGGCCCGAGGAGGCGGCCCGCCTCGGCGCGGTCTCCGCACGACTCGCGGCGGCCGACGCCTTCGTCGTCCTCACCCCCGAGTACAACCACTCGTTCCCCGCCCCGCTGAAGACCCTCATCGACTGGCACAAAGCCGAATGGCAGGCCAAACCCGTCGCCTTCGTGGGCTACGGCGGCATCTCCGGCGGGCTGCGCGCCGTCGAGCAGCTCCGGCAGGTCTTCGCCGAGCTGCACACCGTCACCGTCCGCGACACCGTGTCCTTCCACAACGCCGGCGCCCTCTTCGACGACGCGGGGCGCCATCTGGACCCGGAGCCCGCCGACGCGGCCGCCAAGACGCTGCTGGACCAACTCGTGTGGTGGGGCACGGCCCTGCGCGACGCCAGGAACCTCCGCCCGTACGGCGCCTGA
- a CDS encoding aminotransferase class IV family protein — protein MTTRPRNTPSTPETPNTPVPYIEFDGRPATEEDLRNSTLYGFGHFTALQVRDGATRGLDAHLARMDAANRELFALPLGGGRVRELIRHALAGAGRTDASVRVNVHLPPGAEETTLMVTVREPAVMPAGARSLMSVPYARTAPHIKRPGEFGQTYYGMLAGRAGFDEALLTLPGGVVTEGAITNIGFWDGTSVVWPDAPALTGITMTLLEQGLDRAGRPSVRRPVTLDGPDGVGRFPAAFVCNSRGIAPVRRIDDHAFTVDEELMRGLRAVYDSAPVDTV, from the coding sequence ATGACGACGCGCCCGCGGAACACCCCGAGCACCCCGGAAACACCGAACACACCCGTGCCGTACATCGAGTTCGACGGGCGGCCCGCCACCGAGGAGGATCTGCGGAATTCCACCCTGTACGGTTTCGGCCACTTCACCGCCCTCCAGGTACGGGACGGCGCGACGCGCGGCCTGGACGCGCACCTCGCCCGGATGGACGCCGCCAACCGGGAGCTGTTCGCACTTCCCCTGGGCGGCGGCCGGGTGCGGGAGCTGATCCGGCACGCCCTGGCCGGTGCGGGGCGGACGGACGCCTCGGTGCGGGTCAACGTCCACCTGCCGCCCGGCGCGGAGGAGACGACCCTGATGGTGACGGTCCGGGAGCCCGCCGTCATGCCGGCCGGGGCGCGAAGCCTGATGTCGGTCCCGTACGCCCGCACGGCTCCGCACATCAAGCGGCCGGGCGAGTTCGGGCAGACGTACTACGGGATGCTGGCCGGGCGGGCGGGCTTCGACGAGGCGCTGCTGACCCTGCCCGGCGGGGTGGTCACCGAGGGCGCGATCACCAACATCGGTTTCTGGGACGGGACTTCGGTGGTGTGGCCCGACGCGCCCGCGCTCACCGGGATCACGATGACGCTCCTGGAGCAGGGCCTCGACCGGGCCGGCCGGCCCTCGGTGCGCCGGCCGGTGACGCTGGACGGACCGGACGGAGTGGGCCGTTTCCCCGCGGCCTTCGTCTGCAACTCCCGGGGGATCGCGCCGGTGCGGAGGATCGACGACCACGCGTTCACGGTCGACGAGGAGCTGATGCGGGGGTTGCGCGCGGTGTACGACAGCGCCCCGGTGGACACCGTGTGA
- a CDS encoding DUF5990 family protein, with protein sequence MQIHIQASDLPGRDCGPDSDFPGYENIHVGVQRKDRPDELLGPHPADAPSASWALDCTATVTADGVEVAGPYVQNRLGGRFVYLSWGTVDGAGVFTMFRRAKLMFADIEPEVLESAARTGHLTGRLGLTDAKGQPLCARVRPPQITWSATGGA encoded by the coding sequence ATGCAGATCCACATCCAGGCATCGGACCTCCCCGGCCGCGACTGCGGTCCGGACAGCGACTTTCCGGGGTACGAGAACATCCACGTCGGCGTCCAGCGCAAGGACCGGCCGGACGAACTGCTCGGCCCGCACCCCGCGGACGCGCCCTCCGCCTCATGGGCCCTCGACTGCACGGCCACCGTCACGGCGGACGGGGTCGAGGTGGCGGGGCCGTACGTCCAGAACCGGCTGGGCGGGCGGTTCGTCTACCTGTCCTGGGGCACGGTGGACGGGGCAGGGGTCTTCACCATGTTCCGGCGCGCCAAACTGATGTTCGCCGACATCGAGCCGGAGGTCCTGGAGTCGGCCGCACGCACCGGCCACCTCACCGGGCGGCTCGGGCTCACCGACGCCAAGGGGCAGCCGCTGTGCGCCCGCGTGCGTCCGCCGCAGATCACCTGGAGCGCCACGGGCGGGGCGTGA
- a CDS encoding class F sortase, translated as MSPSAQKAKGWLVGIAVLCGVWLVQNGPGGQLIPPQPSSAQAFAAGPQLQPGSPVAEPMDRSEPVRIRIPAIDVDAPMTRLGLAADGSLDVPPDEDRNLAGWYGGGVPPGARGTAIVAGHVDNAEGPAVFYALGSLTKGTTVEVDRKDGHTAVFSIDAIEVYDNDAFPDQRVYGDAPHAALRLITCGGGFSEETGYQGNVVAYAHLTGVR; from the coding sequence GTGTCCCCAAGCGCGCAGAAGGCCAAGGGCTGGCTGGTGGGCATCGCCGTACTGTGCGGGGTCTGGCTCGTCCAGAACGGCCCCGGCGGCCAGCTCATCCCGCCGCAGCCCTCCAGCGCCCAGGCGTTCGCCGCCGGGCCCCAGCTCCAGCCCGGATCGCCGGTCGCCGAACCGATGGACCGCTCCGAGCCGGTCCGCATCCGCATTCCGGCCATCGACGTGGACGCCCCGATGACCCGGCTGGGACTGGCCGCCGACGGCAGCCTCGACGTACCGCCGGACGAGGACCGCAACCTCGCCGGCTGGTACGGGGGCGGCGTCCCGCCCGGCGCGCGGGGCACCGCGATCGTCGCGGGGCACGTGGACAACGCGGAGGGTCCGGCCGTCTTCTACGCCCTGGGGTCCCTGACCAAGGGGACCACGGTCGAGGTGGACCGCAAGGACGGGCACACGGCCGTGTTCTCGATCGACGCGATCGAGGTCTACGACAACGACGCCTTCCCCGACCAGCGTGTCTACGGCGACGCGCCGCACGCCGCGCTCCGGCTGATCACCTGCGGCGGCGGCTTCTCCGAGGAGACCGGCTACCAGGGCAACGTGGTGGCGTACGCGCACCTCACCGGCGTGCGCTGA
- a CDS encoding TSUP family transporter: MPDISLTTLILLCLAAAAAGWIDAVVGGGGLLLLPALLLGLPHVPAAHVLGTNKAVAIVGTSGAAVTYLRKAPVRVGLAVRVGLMALAGSMTGAFFAAGISSEVLRPVIMVVLLGVAAFVMLRPSFGTAAAGDGTDRPVARARIITAIVLVGGGIGFYDGLFGPGTGTFLVLALTAVLHLDLVTASATAKIVNVCTNAGALAMFAYQGTVLWQLAAVMAVFNLAGGMVGARMALSRGSGFVRAVLLTVVFSLVAKLGFDQWNA; this comes from the coding sequence GTGCCTGACATATCGCTGACCACGCTGATCCTTCTCTGCCTCGCCGCGGCCGCCGCCGGCTGGATCGACGCGGTGGTGGGCGGCGGCGGACTGCTGCTCCTGCCCGCGCTGCTGCTCGGCCTCCCGCACGTACCGGCGGCCCACGTCCTCGGTACCAACAAAGCCGTGGCGATCGTGGGCACCTCGGGTGCGGCGGTGACCTATCTGCGCAAGGCCCCGGTACGGGTGGGGCTCGCGGTACGGGTCGGGCTGATGGCGCTGGCGGGGTCGATGACCGGTGCGTTCTTCGCCGCCGGGATCAGCAGCGAGGTGCTCCGCCCGGTGATCATGGTGGTGCTGCTCGGAGTCGCGGCCTTCGTGATGCTGCGTCCGTCCTTCGGCACGGCCGCTGCGGGCGACGGCACGGACCGCCCGGTCGCCAGGGCCCGGATCATCACGGCGATCGTGCTGGTCGGCGGCGGCATCGGCTTCTACGACGGCCTGTTCGGGCCGGGCACGGGCACCTTCCTGGTGCTGGCCCTGACCGCCGTGCTCCATCTGGACCTCGTGACCGCGTCGGCCACGGCGAAGATCGTCAACGTGTGCACCAACGCGGGGGCGCTGGCGATGTTCGCGTACCAGGGCACCGTGCTGTGGCAGCTCGCGGCCGTGATGGCCGTCTTCAACCTGGCGGGCGGGATGGTCGGGGCCCGGATGGCGCTGAGCCGGGGGAGCGGCTTCGTCCGGGCGGTGCTGCTGACCGTGGTGTTCTCGCTGGTGGCCAAGCTGGGTTTCGACCAGTGGAACGCGTGA
- the nirB gene encoding nitrite reductase large subunit NirB yields the protein MPEPTLDPSATAAAAAAAPDAGPSTPAPPAATAAVPTIVVVGHGMVGQRFLETLAERGLTPAAGGARVVVLCEEPRPAYDRVALTSYFDGRSPEELSLVEPDFMARHGIELHVGDPATGIDREGRTVTARSGAVFPYDTLVLATGSYPFVPPVPGKDARGCFVYRTIEDLLAIEEYAKGAATGAVVGGGLLGLEAAGALKGLGLATHVVEFAPRLMPVQVDEGGGAALLRTVEDMGLTVHTGVGTREVTADEAGAVTGMALSDGSSLAVDLVVFSAGVRPRDQLARACGLAVGERGGIVVDEECRTSDPAVFAVGECALAADGRVYGLVAPGYEMARTAAEVIAGGRSAFTGADLSTKLKLLGVDVASFGDAHGTAEGALDVVYSDARSGVYKKLVIGRDGTLLGGVLVGDAEQYGTLRPMTGTVLPIAPEQLVLPAGAGGGPVALGPAALPDEAVVCSCHNVTKGEICGHTTLPEVKKCTKAGTGCGSCLKVIGQLMPPPEDAGLCGCFPYGRSELYEIVRTLRVTSFAALLDSHGREEARGGDGCEVCKPTVGSVIASLAPTVGASGYVLDGEQAALQDTNDHFLANLQRNGSYSIVPRVPGGEITPEKLIVIGEVARDFGLYTKITGGQRIDLFGARVDQLPPIWARLVEAGFESGHAYGKSLRTVKSCVGQTWCRYGVQDSVRMAIDLELRYRGLRSPHKLKSAVSGCARECAEARGKDFGIIATAQGWNLYVGGNGGATPRHADLLAQDLSDAELVRLIDRFLMFYIRTADRLERTSAWLERIDGGLDHVRDVVVHDSLGLCDELERLMADHVAGYRDEWAETIADPERLRRFVTFVNAPGAPDPSVRFVPERDQIKPDLGLLAGPVLAVRTLEGTAS from the coding sequence ATGCCGGAGCCCACCCTCGACCCGAGCGCCACCGCCGCTGCCGCAGCCGCAGCACCGGACGCCGGCCCGAGCACCCCCGCCCCCCCGGCCGCCACCGCCGCCGTCCCGACGATCGTGGTCGTCGGGCACGGCATGGTCGGCCAGCGGTTCCTGGAGACCCTGGCCGAGCGCGGGCTGACCCCGGCGGCCGGCGGCGCCCGCGTCGTCGTGCTCTGCGAGGAGCCGCGGCCCGCCTACGACCGGGTGGCGCTCACCTCGTACTTCGACGGCCGCAGCCCCGAGGAACTGTCGCTGGTGGAGCCGGACTTCATGGCGCGGCACGGCATCGAGCTGCATGTGGGCGATCCGGCGACGGGCATCGACCGGGAGGGGCGGACGGTGACCGCGCGGTCCGGCGCGGTGTTCCCGTACGACACGCTGGTGCTGGCGACGGGCTCGTACCCCTTCGTGCCGCCGGTGCCGGGGAAGGACGCCCGGGGCTGCTTCGTGTACCGGACCATCGAGGACCTGCTCGCCATCGAGGAGTACGCGAAGGGCGCGGCGACCGGGGCGGTGGTCGGCGGCGGACTGCTGGGCCTGGAGGCCGCCGGGGCGCTCAAGGGTCTCGGACTCGCCACCCACGTCGTGGAGTTCGCGCCCCGGCTGATGCCGGTCCAGGTGGACGAGGGCGGCGGCGCGGCACTCCTGCGGACCGTCGAGGACATGGGCCTGACCGTGCACACGGGGGTCGGCACGCGGGAGGTCACCGCGGACGAGGCCGGCGCGGTGACCGGGATGGCCCTCTCCGACGGGTCCTCGCTCGCGGTCGACCTCGTGGTCTTCTCGGCGGGCGTACGGCCTCGGGACCAGCTGGCGCGTGCGTGCGGTCTCGCGGTCGGGGAGCGCGGCGGGATCGTGGTGGACGAGGAGTGCCGGACGTCGGACCCGGCCGTCTTCGCGGTCGGTGAGTGCGCGCTGGCCGCCGACGGCCGGGTGTACGGGCTGGTGGCGCCGGGGTACGAGATGGCCCGGACGGCGGCCGAGGTCATCGCGGGCGGGCGGTCCGCGTTCACCGGGGCTGACCTGTCGACGAAGCTGAAGCTGCTCGGTGTGGACGTGGCCTCGTTCGGGGACGCGCACGGGACGGCGGAGGGGGCGCTCGACGTCGTCTACTCCGACGCCCGGTCGGGGGTCTACAAGAAGCTGGTGATCGGTCGGGACGGGACCCTGCTGGGCGGGGTGCTGGTCGGGGACGCGGAGCAGTACGGCACGCTGCGGCCGATGACGGGCACGGTGCTGCCCATCGCCCCCGAGCAGCTGGTGCTGCCGGCCGGGGCGGGCGGCGGTCCGGTGGCGCTCGGCCCCGCCGCGCTGCCGGACGAGGCGGTGGTCTGTTCCTGCCACAACGTGACCAAGGGCGAGATCTGCGGGCACACCACGCTGCCCGAGGTGAAGAAGTGCACGAAGGCCGGTACGGGGTGCGGGAGTTGTCTCAAGGTGATCGGGCAGCTGATGCCGCCGCCCGAGGACGCCGGCCTGTGCGGCTGCTTCCCGTACGGCCGCAGCGAGCTGTACGAGATCGTCCGCACCCTGCGGGTCACCTCGTTCGCCGCGCTGCTCGACTCCCACGGCCGCGAGGAGGCGCGGGGCGGGGACGGCTGCGAGGTCTGCAAGCCGACGGTCGGCTCGGTCATCGCCTCGCTCGCCCCCACGGTCGGCGCGAGCGGCTATGTGCTGGACGGCGAGCAGGCGGCGCTCCAGGACACCAACGACCACTTCCTGGCCAACCTCCAGCGCAACGGGTCGTACTCGATCGTGCCGCGCGTTCCGGGCGGCGAGATCACCCCCGAGAAGCTCATCGTCATCGGTGAGGTGGCCCGCGACTTCGGCCTCTACACGAAGATCACGGGCGGCCAGCGCATCGACCTCTTCGGCGCTCGGGTCGACCAGCTCCCGCCGATCTGGGCCCGTCTGGTGGAGGCGGGCTTCGAGTCCGGGCACGCGTACGGGAAATCACTGCGCACGGTCAAGTCCTGCGTGGGGCAGACCTGGTGCCGCTACGGCGTGCAGGACTCCGTGCGGATGGCGATCGACCTGGAGCTGCGCTACCGGGGCCTGCGCTCCCCGCACAAGCTGAAGTCGGCGGTCTCCGGCTGCGCCCGCGAGTGCGCGGAGGCGCGGGGCAAGGACTTCGGGATCATCGCCACCGCCCAGGGCTGGAACCTCTACGTCGGCGGCAACGGCGGGGCCACCCCGCGCCACGCGGACCTGCTGGCCCAGGACCTGTCGGACGCCGAACTGGTGCGGCTCATCGACCGGTTCCTGATGTTCTACATCCGCACCGCCGACCGCCTGGAGCGCACCTCGGCCTGGCTGGAGCGGATCGACGGCGGCCTGGACCACGTCCGGGACGTGGTCGTCCACGACTCGCTGGGCCTCTGCGACGAGCTGGAGCGCCTGATGGCCGACCATGTGGCGGGCTACCGCGACGAGTGGGCCGAGACCATCGCCGACCCGGAACGGCTGCGGCGGTTCGTCACCTTCGTCAACGCCCCCGGCGCCCCCGACCCCTCGGTGAGGTTCGTTCCGGAGCGGGACCAGATCAAGCCCGATCTGGGACTGCTCGCGGGACCCGTGCTCGCCGTCCGCACCCTCGAAGGGACCGCGTCCTGA
- the nirD gene encoding nitrite reductase small subunit NirD — protein MTTATNTTAQEGTGGSVPPAGSVRLAHGGGWLTVCDRELLTPGRGVAALLPDGDQAAVFTDRSGRVYAIGNRDPFTGAYVLARGLLGSVGGRAFVASPLLKQRFDLTTGACLDDPDASVPVFPVRVD, from the coding sequence ATGACCACCGCGACGAACACGACGGCGCAGGAGGGCACCGGCGGTTCCGTGCCGCCCGCCGGGTCCGTGCGGCTCGCCCACGGAGGCGGCTGGCTGACGGTCTGCGACCGGGAGCTGCTGACCCCCGGACGGGGCGTCGCCGCCCTGCTCCCGGACGGGGACCAGGCGGCCGTCTTCACCGACCGGTCCGGCCGGGTGTACGCGATCGGCAACCGGGACCCGTTCACCGGGGCGTACGTCCTCGCGCGCGGGCTGCTCGGCTCGGTCGGCGGGCGGGCGTTCGTCGCCTCGCCGCTGCTGAAGCAGCGGTTCGACCTGACCACGGGAGCGTGCCTGGACGACCCGGACGCCTCGGTCCCGGTGTTCCCCGTACGGGTGGACTGA